One part of the Lotus japonicus ecotype B-129 chromosome 2, LjGifu_v1.2 genome encodes these proteins:
- the LOC130736122 gene encoding uncharacterized protein LOC130736122, with translation MDPNNNRFNTQNSANYPFNFQNPNNYIIQNESSNQRDPQNIPSYGFSPNFIMLSSNPNYSQHYGSIMSYSSQAPPYYSSTPMGNENVPNVGLDEFPEFSTQMGLGEVTPNVPSGRHEATPNVPSGRHEATPNANDSAPTRRKNTNWTTLQNLVLISGWIRYGTSSVVGRNQKSEAYWGKIAEYCNQYCLFDPPRDGTACRNHYNYMNIILNKWIDAYDNAKRMQQSVLSENDVLAKTHELYSSHKSGRFSLMFRD, from the coding sequence atggatcccaacaataacCGTTTTAACACTCAAAACTCAGCAAATTACCCTTTCAACttccaaaatcccaacaactaCATAATTCAAAATGAATCTTCCAACCAACGAGATCCCCAAAATATACCAAGTTATGGATTTTCTCCAAATTTTATCATGCTGTCATCTAATCCAAATTATAGTCAACATTATGGATCAATAATGTCTTATTCATCTCAAGCACCCCCTTATTATTCTTCTACTCCAATGGGAAATGAAAATGTTCCAAATGTTGGACTTGATGAATTTCCTGAATTTTCTACACAAATGGGTCTTGGTGAAGTCACTCCAAATGTTCCGAGCGGTCGTCATGAAGCCACTCCAAATGTTCCGAGCGGTCGTCATGAAGCCACTCCAAATGCAAATGATTCAGCTCCTACTCGCCGGAAAAACACTAATTGGACAACTCTGCAAAATTTGGttctaattagtgggtggattagATATGGAACAAGCAGTGTTGTTGGGAGAAACCAAAAAAGTGAGGCATATTGGGGTAAAATTGCTGAATATTGTAATCAGTATTGCTTATTTGATCCTCCCCGTGATGGAACTGCGTGTAGAAATCATTACAACTACATGAACATAATACTTAATAAATGGATTGACGCTTATGATAACGCTAAGCGTATGCAACAAAGCGTGTTGTCGGAAAATGATGTATTGGCAAAAACGCATGAATTGTATTCAAGTCATAAGAGTGGACGTTTCAGTTTAATGTTTCGTGATTAA